The following coding sequences are from one Musa acuminata AAA Group cultivar baxijiao chromosome BXJ2-4, Cavendish_Baxijiao_AAA, whole genome shotgun sequence window:
- the LOC103981824 gene encoding cinnamoyl-CoA reductase 1: MAPAFVHRDRNTICVMDASCSLGVSLVDRLLQRGYTVHAAAYNHGDSSGNLKRLSGENTRLKLFQADPFDYHSIVEAMKGCSGLFYTFEPPQDQFYDELMVEIEVRAAHNVLEACAQVETIERVVFTSSVTAVVWSENQEPVTDVDERGWSEPSFCRTFKLWHALAKTLAEKTAWAMAMDRGVDMVAVNAGLVTVPGISVTSPYLKGAQRMYEGGVLVTVDVGFLVDAHVAVYESPSAYGRYLCFSDAVCRPHDAVKLAQLLSPSDAGAPPCDELRVVQQRIQNKKLHKMMVEFDAGKHVDE; this comes from the exons ATGGCACCAGCCTTCGTTCACCGTGATCGGAATACCATCTGCGTCATGGACGCGTCATGTAGCCTCGGTGTCTCGCTCGTCGACAGGCTCCTACAAAGAGGATACACTGTTCATGCCGCTGCTTACAACCATG GTGACTCGAGTGGCAATCTGAAGAGGCTATCCGGCGAGAACACCCGGCTTAAGCTCTTTCAAGCGGACCCCTTCGACTACCACAGCATCGTGGAAGCCATGAAGGGTTGCTCGGGCCTGTTCTACACCTTTGAGCCTCCTCAGGATCAATTCTATGAC GAGCTCATGGTCGAAATCGAGGTGAGGGCAGCACACAACGTGCTGGAAGCATGTGCTCAAGTCGAAACCATCGAAAGGGTCGTCTTCACCTCATCGGTGACGGCCGTCGTTTGGTCGGAGAACCAAGAACCGGTGACGGACGTGGACGAGAGGGGATGGAGCGAACCCAGCTTCTGCAGAACGTTCAag CTTTGGCACGCGCTGGCGAAGACGTTAGCGGAGAAGACGGCGTGGGCCATGGCGATGGACCGAGGCGTCGACATGGTCGCCGTCAACGCCGGGCTCGTAACGGTACCAGGGATCTCCGTCACCAGCCCCTACCTGAAGGGCGCGCAGCGGATGTACGAGGGCGGCGTCTTGGTGACGGTGGACGTCGGCTTCCTAGTCGACGCCCACGTCGCCGTTTACGAGAGCCCGTCTGCTTACGGACGTTATCTCTGCTTCAGTGACGCCGTTTGCCGCCCTCATGACGCCGTTAAGCTCGCCCAGTTGCTCTCTCCGTCCGACGCCGGCGCTCCCCCATG TGATGAGTTGAGGGTTGTACAACAGCGGATCCAGAACAAGAAGCTTCacaagatgatggtggaatttgacgCGGGTAAACACGTGGACGAGTAG